Proteins from a genomic interval of Cucumis melo cultivar AY chromosome 7, USDA_Cmelo_AY_1.0, whole genome shotgun sequence:
- the LOC103495708 gene encoding transcription factor BIM2 isoform X1 codes for MVKTSKSIHERFEDDANESGVKIEGKSGESKASGHRSKHSETEQRRRSKINERILVTFSLFCAILCSDGSRFQILRELIPQNDQKRDKASFLLEVIEYIQFLQEKLNMYEGSCRGWSSDPSKLMPWKNYRAADSYTDHSQVVKRGPNHESAIVFSQAMLTNAPNVMDADLCPAALLNAVDHTLVSATQGLPMSMHTQPIVFDPVGRSSLSTESLDEPVSGSENVSSKTQAELLPGRTCTTTGFLNHAVSDQDDLTPESELESISGAYSHGLLSTLTQALQASGVDLSQTNISVKVDVGKRANRSISLSEDDKKQSLNNQLMGQSIHGCFSEESEQTHKKLRTGV; via the exons ATGGTGAAGACTTCCAAGTCCATCCACGAACGCTTCGAAGACGACGCCAACG aaTCGGGTGTGAAGATTGAGGGGAAGAGTGGAGAGAGCAAAGCGAGTGGTCATCGGTCTAAACACTCCGAGACTGAACAGCGTAGGAGGAGTAAAATTAATGAAAG GATCTTGGTGACATTCTCACTTTTTTGTGCAATATTGTGTTCTGATGGGAGCAGATTTCAGATTTTGAGAGAACTCATACCTCAGAATGATCAAAAAAGAGATAAGGCTTCATTCTTGTTAGAG GTGATTGAGTACATTCAATTTTTACAAGAGAAGTTAAATATGTACGAAGGGTCATGCCGAGGATGGAGTTCGGATCCTTCAAAATTGATGCCATGG AAGAATTATAGAGCTGCTGATAGTTATACTGATCACTCTCAAGTTGTAAAGCGGGGTCCCAATCATGAGAGTGCTATCGTTTTCTCCCAAGCAATGCTAACAAATGCGCCCAATGTCATGGACGCCGACTTGTGTCCTGCTGCATTGTTGAATGCGGTGGATCATACTCTTGTCTCTGCTACGCAAGGACTCCCCATGAGCATGCATACACAACCAATTGTATTTGACCCGGTTGGAAGAAGTAGTTTATCAACCGAATCTTTGGATGAACCCGTGTCAGGATCAGAGAACGTCTCTTCCAAGACCCAGGCTGAATTGTTACCGGGTAGAACCTGTACCACCACAGGTTTTCTGAACCATGCTGTTAGTGATCAGGACGATCTAACCCCGGAAAGTGAATTGGAGAGTATCTCAGGTGCCTATTCCCATGG GTTACTAAGTACCTTGACCCAGGCCCTGCAGGCTTCAGGTGTTGATTTGTCACAGACCAACATCTCAGTGAAAGTTGATGTCGGAAAACGAGCAAATAGATCGATATCCCTTTCAGAG GATGACAAAAAACAATCTTTGAACAATCAACTAATGGGACAGAGTATACATGGATGCTTCAGCGAGGAATCTGAACAAACTCACAAGAAGCTTAGAACAGGGGTTTAA
- the LOC103495708 gene encoding transcription factor BIM2 isoform X2: MVKTSKSIHERFEDDANESGVKIEGKSGESKASGHRSKHSETEQRRRSKINERILVTFSLFCAILCSDGSRFQILRELIPQNDQKRDKASFLLEVIEYIQFLQEKLNMYEGSCRGWSSDPSKLMPWNYRAADSYTDHSQVVKRGPNHESAIVFSQAMLTNAPNVMDADLCPAALLNAVDHTLVSATQGLPMSMHTQPIVFDPVGRSSLSTESLDEPVSGSENVSSKTQAELLPGRTCTTTGFLNHAVSDQDDLTPESELESISGAYSHGLLSTLTQALQASGVDLSQTNISVKVDVGKRANRSISLSEDDKKQSLNNQLMGQSIHGCFSEESEQTHKKLRTGV, from the exons ATGGTGAAGACTTCCAAGTCCATCCACGAACGCTTCGAAGACGACGCCAACG aaTCGGGTGTGAAGATTGAGGGGAAGAGTGGAGAGAGCAAAGCGAGTGGTCATCGGTCTAAACACTCCGAGACTGAACAGCGTAGGAGGAGTAAAATTAATGAAAG GATCTTGGTGACATTCTCACTTTTTTGTGCAATATTGTGTTCTGATGGGAGCAGATTTCAGATTTTGAGAGAACTCATACCTCAGAATGATCAAAAAAGAGATAAGGCTTCATTCTTGTTAGAG GTGATTGAGTACATTCAATTTTTACAAGAGAAGTTAAATATGTACGAAGGGTCATGCCGAGGATGGAGTTCGGATCCTTCAAAATTGATGCCATGG AATTATAGAGCTGCTGATAGTTATACTGATCACTCTCAAGTTGTAAAGCGGGGTCCCAATCATGAGAGTGCTATCGTTTTCTCCCAAGCAATGCTAACAAATGCGCCCAATGTCATGGACGCCGACTTGTGTCCTGCTGCATTGTTGAATGCGGTGGATCATACTCTTGTCTCTGCTACGCAAGGACTCCCCATGAGCATGCATACACAACCAATTGTATTTGACCCGGTTGGAAGAAGTAGTTTATCAACCGAATCTTTGGATGAACCCGTGTCAGGATCAGAGAACGTCTCTTCCAAGACCCAGGCTGAATTGTTACCGGGTAGAACCTGTACCACCACAGGTTTTCTGAACCATGCTGTTAGTGATCAGGACGATCTAACCCCGGAAAGTGAATTGGAGAGTATCTCAGGTGCCTATTCCCATGG GTTACTAAGTACCTTGACCCAGGCCCTGCAGGCTTCAGGTGTTGATTTGTCACAGACCAACATCTCAGTGAAAGTTGATGTCGGAAAACGAGCAAATAGATCGATATCCCTTTCAGAG GATGACAAAAAACAATCTTTGAACAATCAACTAATGGGACAGAGTATACATGGATGCTTCAGCGAGGAATCTGAACAAACTCACAAGAAGCTTAGAACAGGGGTTTAA
- the LOC103495708 gene encoding transcription factor BIM2 isoform X3: MVKTSKSIHERFEDDANESGVKIEGKSGESKASGHRSKHSETEQRRRSKINERFQILRELIPQNDQKRDKASFLLEVIEYIQFLQEKLNMYEGSCRGWSSDPSKLMPWKNYRAADSYTDHSQVVKRGPNHESAIVFSQAMLTNAPNVMDADLCPAALLNAVDHTLVSATQGLPMSMHTQPIVFDPVGRSSLSTESLDEPVSGSENVSSKTQAELLPGRTCTTTGFLNHAVSDQDDLTPESELESISGAYSHGLLSTLTQALQASGVDLSQTNISVKVDVGKRANRSISLSEDDKKQSLNNQLMGQSIHGCFSEESEQTHKKLRTGV, encoded by the exons ATGGTGAAGACTTCCAAGTCCATCCACGAACGCTTCGAAGACGACGCCAACG aaTCGGGTGTGAAGATTGAGGGGAAGAGTGGAGAGAGCAAAGCGAGTGGTCATCGGTCTAAACACTCCGAGACTGAACAGCGTAGGAGGAGTAAAATTAATGAAAG ATTTCAGATTTTGAGAGAACTCATACCTCAGAATGATCAAAAAAGAGATAAGGCTTCATTCTTGTTAGAG GTGATTGAGTACATTCAATTTTTACAAGAGAAGTTAAATATGTACGAAGGGTCATGCCGAGGATGGAGTTCGGATCCTTCAAAATTGATGCCATGG AAGAATTATAGAGCTGCTGATAGTTATACTGATCACTCTCAAGTTGTAAAGCGGGGTCCCAATCATGAGAGTGCTATCGTTTTCTCCCAAGCAATGCTAACAAATGCGCCCAATGTCATGGACGCCGACTTGTGTCCTGCTGCATTGTTGAATGCGGTGGATCATACTCTTGTCTCTGCTACGCAAGGACTCCCCATGAGCATGCATACACAACCAATTGTATTTGACCCGGTTGGAAGAAGTAGTTTATCAACCGAATCTTTGGATGAACCCGTGTCAGGATCAGAGAACGTCTCTTCCAAGACCCAGGCTGAATTGTTACCGGGTAGAACCTGTACCACCACAGGTTTTCTGAACCATGCTGTTAGTGATCAGGACGATCTAACCCCGGAAAGTGAATTGGAGAGTATCTCAGGTGCCTATTCCCATGG GTTACTAAGTACCTTGACCCAGGCCCTGCAGGCTTCAGGTGTTGATTTGTCACAGACCAACATCTCAGTGAAAGTTGATGTCGGAAAACGAGCAAATAGATCGATATCCCTTTCAGAG GATGACAAAAAACAATCTTTGAACAATCAACTAATGGGACAGAGTATACATGGATGCTTCAGCGAGGAATCTGAACAAACTCACAAGAAGCTTAGAACAGGGGTTTAA
- the LOC103495708 gene encoding transcription factor BIM2 isoform X4: protein MVKTSKSIHERFEDDANESGVKIEGKSGESKASGHRSKHSETEQRRRSKINERFQILRELIPQNDQKRDKASFLLEVIEYIQFLQEKLNMYEGSCRGWSSDPSKLMPWNYRAADSYTDHSQVVKRGPNHESAIVFSQAMLTNAPNVMDADLCPAALLNAVDHTLVSATQGLPMSMHTQPIVFDPVGRSSLSTESLDEPVSGSENVSSKTQAELLPGRTCTTTGFLNHAVSDQDDLTPESELESISGAYSHGLLSTLTQALQASGVDLSQTNISVKVDVGKRANRSISLSEDDKKQSLNNQLMGQSIHGCFSEESEQTHKKLRTGV from the exons ATGGTGAAGACTTCCAAGTCCATCCACGAACGCTTCGAAGACGACGCCAACG aaTCGGGTGTGAAGATTGAGGGGAAGAGTGGAGAGAGCAAAGCGAGTGGTCATCGGTCTAAACACTCCGAGACTGAACAGCGTAGGAGGAGTAAAATTAATGAAAG ATTTCAGATTTTGAGAGAACTCATACCTCAGAATGATCAAAAAAGAGATAAGGCTTCATTCTTGTTAGAG GTGATTGAGTACATTCAATTTTTACAAGAGAAGTTAAATATGTACGAAGGGTCATGCCGAGGATGGAGTTCGGATCCTTCAAAATTGATGCCATGG AATTATAGAGCTGCTGATAGTTATACTGATCACTCTCAAGTTGTAAAGCGGGGTCCCAATCATGAGAGTGCTATCGTTTTCTCCCAAGCAATGCTAACAAATGCGCCCAATGTCATGGACGCCGACTTGTGTCCTGCTGCATTGTTGAATGCGGTGGATCATACTCTTGTCTCTGCTACGCAAGGACTCCCCATGAGCATGCATACACAACCAATTGTATTTGACCCGGTTGGAAGAAGTAGTTTATCAACCGAATCTTTGGATGAACCCGTGTCAGGATCAGAGAACGTCTCTTCCAAGACCCAGGCTGAATTGTTACCGGGTAGAACCTGTACCACCACAGGTTTTCTGAACCATGCTGTTAGTGATCAGGACGATCTAACCCCGGAAAGTGAATTGGAGAGTATCTCAGGTGCCTATTCCCATGG GTTACTAAGTACCTTGACCCAGGCCCTGCAGGCTTCAGGTGTTGATTTGTCACAGACCAACATCTCAGTGAAAGTTGATGTCGGAAAACGAGCAAATAGATCGATATCCCTTTCAGAG GATGACAAAAAACAATCTTTGAACAATCAACTAATGGGACAGAGTATACATGGATGCTTCAGCGAGGAATCTGAACAAACTCACAAGAAGCTTAGAACAGGGGTTTAA